A stretch of Castanea sativa cultivar Marrone di Chiusa Pesio chromosome 2, ASM4071231v1 DNA encodes these proteins:
- the LOC142624149 gene encoding mitochondrial phosphate carrier protein 1, mitochondrial-like — MRGADVEVEGRSTSIISVSEKLKAPYPYPYGYYGICTVGGMLSAGTTHLAITPLDVLKVNMQVYPVRYNSISSCFTTLLREQGPSAFWRGWAGKFFGYGAQGGCRFGLYEYFKRLYSDIFVDHNRSFIFFLSSASAEVFANIALCPFEAIKVRVQAQPHFAKGLADGFPKLYASEGIHGFYRGLIPLWGRNLPFSMVMFSTFEHSVDFLYHKVVQKRKEDCSKGQQLGVTCLAGYAAGSVGSLISNPADNIVSSLYNKKADSLILVVKKIGLVNLFTRSLPIRIMLVGPAITLQWLFYDTIKVLSGLPTSGEVATDI, encoded by the exons ATGAGAGGGGCTGATGTTGAAGTTGAAGGAAGAAGTACAAGTATAATAAGTGTGAGTGAGAAATTAAAAGCACCGTATCCGTATCCGTATGGGTATTATGGGATTTGTACTGTTGGAGGAATGCTCAGTGCCGGCACTACCCATCTCGCCATTACTCCTCTCGATGTCTTGAAAGTCAATATGCag GTGTACCCAGTCAGGTATAACAGCATTTCCTCATGCTTCACTACTTTGTTGAGGGAACAAGGCCCTTCTGCCTTTTGGAGAGGTTGGGCTGGCAAGTTCTTTGGATATGGTGCTCAAGGAGGCTGTAGATTTGGTCTATATGAATACTTCAAGAGGCTTTACTCCGATATCTTCGTTGACCACAATAGAAGTTTCATTTTCTTCCTTAGCAGTGCATCTGCTGAAGTATTTGCCAATATAGCTCTCTGCCCATTTGAAGCAATTAAAGTCCGGGTTCAAGCACAGCCCCATTTTGCCAAGGGTTTGGCCGATGGCTTTCCAAAGTTGTATGCATCAGAAGGCATCCATGG ATTTTATAGGGGACTTATACCACTTTGGGGTCGAAACCTTCCAT ttTCCATGGTTATGTTCTCAACATTTGAGCATTCTGTTGATTTTCTGTATCATAAAGttgttcaaaaaagaaaggaggactGCTCAAAAGGTCAGCAGCTTGGAGTGACTTGTTTGGCTGGCTATGCTGCTGGATCTGTTGGTAGCTTAATTTCTAATCCTGCTGACAACATTGTTTCTTCCCTTTATAACAAAAAAGCTGACAGCCTTATACTG GTAGTGAAGAAAATTGGGCTTGTCAATTTGTTTACAAGAAGTCTTCCTATCAGGATAATGCTGGTTGGACCTGCTATCACTTTGCAATGGTTATTCTATGACACCATCAAAGTTCTAAGTGGATT